The Liolophura sinensis isolate JHLJ2023 chromosome 6, CUHK_Ljap_v2, whole genome shotgun sequence genomic sequence GTGTCTGTCCCTCCCTGggtttaaacatttaatttccAATAGTAGATGGCTGACAAActattatatgcatatatgattAATATGGacagtgtccagaatctctggtacTCTGCTTATAATTGTGCCTGGTTCCGCTTACCCGAGACCAGGGGCTGTATTTACAGCATGTTGAAATATATCACCacgttgtatatatgaacagttgcagtcaacgCACAaataactgagatacatatttgcTAAACGACAACTTATAACCCAGCATGATGTGCGACTTGTATAGTGATTTAGTTTATACACCTGTTCTTTGTCTTTTTCCGTTCAGCACTGAAGACTATTGCTCACTTCTCTTTGCACGAATACATCACACTTCCTTACCTGATATCCTTTCCTAGTTCTTGGTGGTTTATGTCGAACTTGATCGTATAATTAAGAACTTCAAAAAGCTACTAGCTACTAAAAAAACAGTAATGACGGGTTCAAGCTGGCATTTCTTTTTTGAACTATTGGTACATTTTGATTCAGCTTCCAAAACTGCATTACGACAAATCGCTAACGGTGTAGAAATATATGACTACAAACGAAATTGAAGGTCACATGACACTTTCAACGAATATGCCTAGCCTCTGTGCACATGCAGTTTAAATTTCAGCTCAGTCGGTTGAGTTGTTTTAGGGAAAGGGCTTTCGTCTAAAAATCACACCAAAAGTTTTATATACCCATATACTGGTCTATAACAAAAGAGGTTTcattaatttctgtttttgctGCAGACATGACACAAATTAACTTCCTGAGTCCTAAGCatgaaatacattaaaaactTTTTGAGACGTCATGTTTTCGGCCAACTTTAAAGGTTCAACGAATTTTCAATGCAATTAGTTCATTGACAAAAGTTCACAAAATGCAGAAAGTCACGTGACCAAATTTGCCCCATTTTCACATCGCAATGCTTTTAGGTCTACCCTAACACATACCTGTCTTATTAAAATCGGATAGCATCTACTGCCACTATTGCCGGTAATAAAAATACCTAGAACTAGACATACTAGACACACCATTCAAATCTATCAACTCTATGCTCTTTTGAAAGATGCCAGGTTTTTCTGATGCGATTAAGAAACAGACGTAATCCATATTGGACAATGAACTCTCCTCCGCACGAGGAAATTACATTTACTTCGGCAAACGAGTACAAATTTTCATAAGTCGAAGTAGAGGTGTGCCTTCATTAATATTCAGATAACTTACCCAAAGGCAGCGTGTCGACCACGAAGTCTCGCATTCTCAACGACAAAAAAAGTTAGCAATACCAGAAATGCGTGTTATTATACGGCTTCCAATCGTTCTTCACACACGGTTTTCGGCGTCTGCTTCCGAGCAAATCTCAGTTATGAACAAAGTTAATCTTCACgctcatatttttttctgttttcgtACAAAACTAACATTGTATGATGGAAATTGCACATATGTTGGaaaagtaaaattgttttatgcaTGATTATGTACAGAGATAGAGTAAAAGATACATTTGAACAGTGCAACGGCTCTAACATGGTGGCAAGAAGGAAGTTATCATTCAAAATAATGAATAGTACAGgtgcaaatgtgtatatattacacGTACACTCACCCAAACGGAAATGTAAGTATAATACAGTGTTCGTAAATCGTATAAACCGTTTTGCGTCATTGATGAATTTGCATACGTGGCTCTGTGATCGAgatgtttaaagttttattcaaattcTCACCACCATAAACAAATAGGATAGTAGTGACCTGACGCTCTTACATAATTACACACTGTACGACTTTGCTCTGTATATAAATGACAATGGATCAAGtaatgtttttagatttttcagATATCCACATTTACAATTATCTCTGTCAAATGGTTATTAAAAAGATCTCCATTAAACTACTAACACAGTTTCTAAGTCGGTTAAATAGCATAGCACATGATGTGTTTACTACAAAGTATCAGCAGGGTATTTTCAGTAAGCTGAACATATTATTTAACTAaactttaaattcttcagtcaACGTCCCGATGTAATATTTTCTGGTATGGTGTTCCAGTCCTTAATGGTAGTAGGTAGAAAGGTCTTCTTAAAATGTTCTGTTCTACAATGTACAGAGGTTAACTGATTTGACGATCCTACAGAGTACGGGTTACGATCTACTACGTGTTCTGGCAGGAGTATAGCCTCACAAAGGTCTGGGTTTTGAATAATGCAATGTAGATAAGCCAAACGATGAATGCCTCTTCCCTTGTGAATAGGAAGTAGTCCAGATTCCTGGTATAGCAAATTAGTAGCGATACTAATGGTCAGTCCCGTAATTATTCGAATGCATTTTTCTTAATTGTTTCCAGCCTGATTATATTATATCTGGTGAGATTGGCCCAAACTACATCTGCATATTCTAGGCATGGCCTAATAAAGCTCGTGTACATAACAGACAGATTTCCAGttcaatatatatttcaatCCTATAAGGAGAGATTTTATTCGCTGTTTGAACGAAGATAAAATATGATTATTTTAAGTTGTCTGAGTATTCAAAGTAATGGCAAAATGCTTATATGTTTGGCACGACGGAATAGCTGCATTTTAGAAAGTCAACTGAGGGCATGGAGGCGTCCTACGTCTAGACACAAGGAAAGATTTAGTTTTATTAGCATTAAAAATTACCAAAATACCGTGAATGACCACGAGTTAATATTGGATATACCTTGCAACAATGTTTGGTTGAACTGTGCTTGATAAAGAATTatctaacacaaaatacaaaatagtgCGGTCAGCAATGAGTTTGATTTACAATACCTAAGGGTAGGTCATATATAAACAATCAAGATAGCAAAGGTTAAAGTACAGGACCTTGTGGCACACCACCATTTGTAATCTAATTTGTAATGTAACAAATTCAGACCACCCTCAACAACTCTGTTTTCTATTATTCAAAAAACTTCATTTAAAGTCATCATCAATCCCAAAACTTTTCATCGTGGCGATTAATCCCTTATGCTATACTTTGTCAAACtctttgaaatgtaaaaaaatatcttaACTTCGTTAAGTGCTTTAGCTATGTCAGAATATGTATCAAGGCGTTGAAGTGCGGCCGCTAAATTTGGAAGAAAATCATATTGTTTCTTACATActtaaaaaataactttttcaaCAGTGACAGTGAGAAATTATCCCGATATACTGTCATTTTGTGAAGACCTAATACCTTCTTCTCTGTCCCTGGTGATATTTCCTGAATACAACTTGAGGGAGTGCGACTGACCATTATAAATACTTTGCCTGCCAACAGCCAGCTACACAAGTATCTGTGGAATTCCACATACAAACTTGACAAACTGACGACACCAACATAAACACCTGCCGAgtcacatacatttattaatttctttattttatttgattgttttttacgccgtcctAAAGAATATGCCACTTATACGGCAACaaccagtattatagtgggagaaaaccgggcaaagcgtGTGAAACACCGTGCATCCTGTGTACATTCACTGCCAAGCACAGCATAGCGATTTAAAATACCAAAGGGCGGATTCAGgacatataaattatatagtCTAATATTAACTAGTGCTCTCATCGCGTGAGGATACCTGTAACTGTAGGCGCCCACAGGTCTATATAGAACGGGATGGAGTATTTGATCTACAACGAGATGGAGTATTTTACCATGTTCATCGAGTATCATCGCTGTACTTATGGACGGCTGCTCATTTTAGTCACAAATCAATGTCCCTGAGCTATTTAATAATTGTTGATATTCCTCTGCTTCCTTTGTTGGTTGAGCTTTGGTGGAAATCGGTTGACAGTACTCATCAGAGATTCATACCGCTATACGTTAAGCTCATTagagatcacttgtcttccacaaatgtCATACACGATAACCTTCTTCAGCATGGGAAAGTTGGTAAGATATTTGCTAAAAGACCTGTGGTTTACACCGGGATCTCCGATTTCATTTACTCATATATTATATGTGGCCtgtataaataaacagttcTTGAGAATGACTCTAACCATTTATGAAATGAATaacctgaaaatataaaatgcgAAAAGGTTCAAACTTACCGGAAATTCTGCACACACATCGCTTGAGCATTCATGCTGTCTGCATCCAGTGTTACGCTGCATGCACCGCAACTGTGATCTTCACAGTTGACACGCTTTAATCAGTATACACAGTATGGCGGGTATTCAAACCATGAAATGTATAGAGAATAATACCGTCCgtacaataaatgtaaaatatttcatgtgtaaATGTTATATTGCAGCTAATAACTGCAGGGCTTATCACGGACGTATCCGTCAGTTAATGTTCGTTTTGTGAACTTGATTCAgctgttcacacacacacgCTATTGTATAGTGTGAACAGGGAAATAGGGGAGGCCTCATTTGTTAACAGTCTCACCACCAGTGTTACCGAGATCGTGTTATAGAAACGTTTCCTCTTAGTTTCAGTGCCGCTATATACACCCTCAAATAACTCGGTGTTATATTTTCCGCCCCTCATGTCTATCGTATACATTTTTTCTGCTTCAAcagaaatttataaatatacctGTACGTATATGTCCAACGTTGACAACGCACAACACATTAATCAGTTTATTAATGCTCCATCCCACGACTTTAATGGTTGGTTGGAGGGTGCTATATATCCGTTCGTTCgttcatacacacacacatatatatatgtacacaactgAACCATTATAAAACGTATTCGATTATCTAAAACGTCTTGAGACGAAGCACCGAAGAAATACGTTTTCAGAGTGATTTTCACTCAGATAACGCTGGAGGATTAACAAAATCCCAGTGAAAAGCGTTTATTTCGGATCATAACTGGGGAGTTGGAAAATCCTTTTGCCATAAGGGGTTCTCTGTCCACCCCACCTCAACCCCCACCCCTCTTCTCTCTCCCCGCATGGCATTTTCTATTGCACGCCTTAACAACTAATTATGTTTCGGAGGTTAAAACTAACACATTTTCACCACTGCACATTTtctaaattataattttttcatttcattagtgATTAACCTCGAATTTTTCACCAACGTACATGACGGGAGTTGAAGAGACCAGAGTGCTCGAAATAAACTGCTGCCCCaagccaggtacctgacaaatttcctgacGAAAAACTTCAGATCAGGCttcactgatttattgattgtttgTATGACTCCAATATACCCGCGGTATGGTCACGTGATTGATTGAAATCAAAAGCCCTCCGTGACAAACATTGTGGATACGATTCATGAAGACGGTTTGTGAAACTCGTGCGTTGAGCTCGTAACATAAAGCCCTACAGATGAAGATTAGTCAGATTTATGTACATGGAAGGCTGATGATAGCTTTTGTGCTGGCCGCCTCGCGATTTGATTCAAGATTCGCCAAAAATCTACTGCAATTTTTCGCACAATCCACCACGTCTTTTTGTACAATCATTCCATGACTTACGACAGCCCCCTTCCCCACAATTTTCCGCTTGTTGGCTACCTTAACTAGTCGTAAGTGTAGGCGTGACTGAGTAAGTGTAGGCGTGACTGAATAAGTGTAGGCGTGATTGAGTAAGTGTAGGCTGAGTAAGTGTaattgagtgattgagtgaCGGCAGCggccaaaataaaataaaccaccGACGTTCAACATGACAAACCTCTTCGCTTAAAGCCACAGTGGAAACAGCAAAAACTGGATTCGAATAGTCGGCGTACTTGGCCCAGCGCCTGAATGTCGCAGAGCCAGCGTTAAGTGACTGCCATACCTTATGACTGAAGCTGAAAGAAATAATGTATTTTGCACGATCATTAAGAACTTCCGTTCGGGTCACAAAACTTCATGACCTTTATGCGTGCAGAGCACGTAAATCGAGGCTTTCTTAACTGAGCATGATGTGTAGTGGCTAGAGCGTCTGTCTCACAGCCCGAAACACATCTTGTTGCCATGGAGTCAAAACTAACGAAATTTCGCCCAAACAAGGAGTGAACCAAGGGTAAAGTTGAGATATATGGTGCACAAGTACGAATTCTGATCCACGAAGTCTAGAAATATTTTACCAATTTGTCATATCAGATTTTCAGAAGAAAAACTGGTCAGTATCTGGTTTACATCAAAAATAATTGTATTTTTaaccaaatataaatatatttcactctGCAGAGTAAAGCTTGTTTCAGTGGCAATTCCAGTGAATAAGTAATATAGTTTCAATGAAAATCTTGAAATCTCACGCAACTTCAGTAATTTCAAAGTTCGGGGCCTGACCCAGAAATAATTTCGATCTACTTTCCTCTAATAGAATTTTCTTGATTCTCTTCTGGATTTCAATCATTTTATCTGCGGACGGAAAGAGTTTCCGCACAAAGAAAATGTGGACTTGGTGCGTCCAGAAATTGAAGAGTCTAGTAGCTTCATCTAATTCTTCTTCTTCGTCTTCATCAACAGCGGTCACAGTGTCATCCTTATCACCAGCCGTGAGTGACGCAGAGCTTTGCACAATTAGATGGTTGTCCTCCAGGGCGGTTTGTGAGCTGGTCAATGGTGGGTTGCTCTGTTGCTCGCTGATCGCTCTCAGATCGCGCCCCTGTTTGGCGCTGCCTTGATTGCTGTCGCCTTGACGAACGATATCCGAACCAGACGCAGAAGTTTGACCCTCGCCCTTAACTTCGGTTGCTGACATGCCACGCCCAACGCTTGAAGAGTTGTCCGGGGTGTTAGCCTTTTGTGGCGACGACTGAATATTGTGATGGTGTAATTCTATGTTGTCCTCCATTCGACTGTTGGCTTCCCTTGACGGCGAGGCAGGCATTGAGTACATCATCTGTTCAACTGTGAGGGCTGTACTTGGACGAGGTGTAGTTGGATCTTTAACCACCTTTTCAGTCACAAAAATTTCAGCACACCCTATAAGTGCCTCGAAAAACTCTAGAAAGGTCATTTCCAGTTCCAAATTACagcagccatcgtcgtcgcccACATTCGGGTCGTCTGATTTGAGAACACCTATCACAGCTTTTGCCGTCAGATCCTCGTTGATCAACTTGAAGTCGTTAATCATATGTAGAAATTGGCGCATCTTTATGACAGGTTCCTTGGGTTGGGATTTCCTGGGCAAGGCAAGCTTTTGGTAAACGTCGTAAGCTTGGTCAAGGTGCACTAAAGCATTGATGGCCCTCCGTGTCTCGTAATAGAAGTGACCTTTGACTTTACAGGCATGTTGGAGGACTTTATCGGAGATCAGCCTTGAAAGACACCATCCAAGAATCGGAATGGAACCATCATGTTCGTCGCCGTAGATGTGGTAAGCCAGTGTGACCAAGTTGTTGATGAACTGACGCTGGAGGATTCTCTCATAAGGGTTGTGAAGCTCAGACGGCCTCTTCTCTCCTCCTGTCAACCTGTCCATTTCCGTTAGGGTGACACCAGTTTCATGAAGCCGACAGTCCTTCAAGAATCGCCAGAACTGCATTTTATTCATTATGAAGGTGTTATCCAGGCTCTCTTCGTGACCCAGGCCGCTATAGAAAGTGTAGATCTTTTTCAGGCCTGTGATATATCTGGTGATAACACAAAGAACTTGGTTCACTTCTTCATCAGGATCAGTGTCTGGTAACATAGCCAACAGATGATCGATCTCTAGCTGGAAACTTGGGCCGACCGTATTCTTGCTGCTGTTACTGTGGACAGACGCAGCTTCGTGGGCCATAGGAGTTCTTGTGCGGAGCATACTGATGTCAGGTGTGTTTGTGCCATCCATGCTGAAGTCAGGGAACTCCACAATGTGGTCCTTCTCGAAAATACCTTCGTAGATTCGACCGTTCTTGAAGGTAAATTTCCCCTTTCCGTGTTTCATATTGGTTTTCCAGCCGCCTTCATACTTTGCCCCGCTGGCGTAATAGAAGGACCCTTGTCCATGACGAAGTCCACCAACGAATTCTCCGTCGTACATGTTCCTCAGAGGATACTGAGAGCCTGCTATGCGTGGCAGCAACCAGATATGCTGTCCCATCCCGTGCTGTATGCCATTCTCCCACTGGCCAGTGTATATCTGGTCTCGATCCAACCACTTCATAGTGCCGTCCCCATGTCGCACGTTATTAAACCACATCCCTTGGTAGATGTTACCTGAGGGGTACTGTCGTGTACCATAGCCGTGTCGGATGTTATTGACCCAGTCCCCGTCATAATATGATTTACCTTCGTCATCGTATTCCATACGTCCTTTACCGTTTCTCTTCCCAATTGTCCAGTTGCCCGTGTACAGCATTTTATTTCCCACACATCTGAAGGTCCCAAATCCATGCCGTTTGCCATCACAGACTTCACCTTCGTAGGAGCTTCCATCAGGCCAGAGGTAACACCCTTTACCAGTGATATGGTTCTTGTCGAAGCCTCCCTCGTAAGAGAGTCCATGTTCCCAGGTATATTTGCCCTTTCCGTGCATAAGACCCTCTGAGAACTCTCCTCGATACTCGTTGCCGCCTTTGAAGCTAGCTGTTCCTTCCCCAGAGTAAAGACCTCGGAGTTTTTCTCCCTCGAACATTTCTATGATCAATTCTGACAACACAGGTTCATCATACACTGGTTCTGGTGTAGGTTCCTTCGGTGGTTCCTCCATTTGCGTGGTTTCGGAGGCTTGTTCCTCCGGAGTGGGATCAGGAATTGGGCATTCCTTCTTCTCCTCTAATGGAGTTGATTCTTCGGACTTCTTGGCGCTTTTGCGCTCACTTTTTCTTCCCTTGGACGACATGATGATTCtgggaaaatgaaaaacaaatgttacgTAAGTAAACAGTACAGCTGAAATAAAACCGAAATTCCGTCCCATACGGGGCCGTGATCGTGCGATGCAGTATGCGGGCTCGCGGCCTGTAAAAAGTTCATATTATGACACACAGGGAACAGTGCAAATGTCTAGCAATAACATATAACCTAAGATGTTCCCCGTTCTCCGATTTccagaaatgtgacatcatcCATCAAAATGTATGTAGCTGACGTAATAAATAGGAACATTTGTGGTTAACAAAGctgtacattttaaaaacagctCCAAAGATGAGTACACACATCACAGTTTACTGAGCATCACAAATGTGAATACTTTTAAAATCATTCTTACTGAgggattaaaaataaataaaaaaagaaaaagaaacaaacgtATTTAGAGAATCCTGACAGTTTGTCCCACTGAGCAGTAAGTAAAAGTAAAAAGTGATATTAAAATACAGACACACAAAAAGGCTTAATAGAAAGGCCAATACTGTGCCAGAGTATATATGCATCCATAAAGTATGCCACATAAACTTTAAAAAGCattcttttcttatttttgtaatGGTGCATAACCATAACAACACAGACAATATCGAAggcgccgccatgttatcatTTTTAATCACTCAGGGAAGTTATTTCTGTCATTCGAGAACGCAGCAGTTTCCGATGACGTAACCAGAActctgttttgccttttagtcATTTAAATATATGAGCTTGTGGTACGAGTAACGCAACGTCGTATTTTCGGTTTATCAAACATGGCAtataacatatgtatatttttaatatgctCATTAATATTGTCATACTTCAGTTTTAACGCCTGTGTTTGGATATAATCAACAAGTTTACATTTAAAAACTTCCAGCATACCAACAGGTGGTCCCAAACACTTACCATacaaaaattcttttgaaatgttattttttattgacAAAAAGGGAAGACTATACTTAAAATAACCATTACACCTTTCATATGAAGTTCGCATCATTTATAATTGGCCTTTTCTTTAAACCACACAGCTCAGTGTAATGACATAGTCTGGGATAAATGCAAGCCAGAAAAATAATTCTTTTACATTCATTTGAAAGACTggattttattttgtgaacattttacGTGAGTGGGCCAAACCCTACCACTAAAGCTTATATCTTATGTTCTTTAGTT encodes the following:
- the LOC135468588 gene encoding radial spoke head 10 homolog B-like, whose amino-acid sequence is MSSKGRKSERKSAKKSEESTPLEEKKECPIPDPTPEEQASETTQMEEPPKEPTPEPVYDEPVLSELIIEMFEGEKLRGLYSGEGTASFKGGNEYRGEFSEGLMHGKGKYTWEHGLSYEGGFDKNHITGKGCYLWPDGSSYEGEVCDGKRHGFGTFRCVGNKMLYTGNWTIGKRNGKGRMEYDDEGKSYYDGDWVNNIRHGYGTRQYPSGNIYQGMWFNNVRHGDGTMKWLDRDQIYTGQWENGIQHGMGQHIWLLPRIAGSQYPLRNMYDGEFVGGLRHGQGSFYYASGAKYEGGWKTNMKHGKGKFTFKNGRIYEGIFEKDHIVEFPDFSMDGTNTPDISMLRTRTPMAHEAASVHSNSSKNTVGPSFQLEIDHLLAMLPDTDPDEEVNQVLCVITRYITGLKKIYTFYSGLGHEESLDNTFIMNKMQFWRFLKDCRLHETGVTLTEMDRLTGGEKRPSELHNPYERILQRQFINNLVTLAYHIYGDEHDGSIPILGWCLSRLISDKVLQHACKVKGHFYYETRRAINALVHLDQAYDVYQKLALPRKSQPKEPVIKMRQFLHMINDFKLINEDLTAKAVIGVLKSDDPNVGDDDGCCNLELEMTFLEFFEALIGCAEIFVTEKVVKDPTTPRPSTALTVEQMMYSMPASPSREANSRMEDNIELHHHNIQSSPQKANTPDNSSSVGRGMSATEVKGEGQTSASGSDIVRQGDSNQGSAKQGRDLRAISEQQSNPPLTSSQTALEDNHLIVQSSASLTAGDKDDTVTAVDEDEEEELDEATRLFNFWTHQVHIFFVRKLFPSADKMIEIQKRIKKILLEESRSKLFLGQAPNFEITEVA